A genomic segment from Actinoplanes sichuanensis encodes:
- a CDS encoding tripartite tricarboxylate transporter TctB family protein: protein MRRSFPDLLAGGIFVLIGGLFVVGSLGYDRGTPLRMGPGYFPLLIGAVVVVLGLAIVVKGLIAADDITFGPVPWRAVLLILSAVVFFGVFVRRLGFVPTSMVTAMLATLAARRVRPLAALAVSAGLTVAATLIFVVGLQLRVPLWGW, encoded by the coding sequence GGATCTTCGTCCTGATCGGCGGCCTGTTCGTGGTGGGGTCCCTCGGTTACGACCGGGGGACCCCACTGCGGATGGGGCCCGGCTACTTCCCGCTGCTGATCGGCGCGGTGGTGGTGGTACTCGGCCTGGCCATCGTGGTCAAAGGACTGATCGCCGCCGACGACATCACCTTCGGGCCGGTGCCGTGGCGGGCCGTGCTGCTGATCCTGTCGGCCGTGGTGTTCTTCGGCGTCTTCGTCAGGCGGCTCGGGTTCGTGCCGACCTCGATGGTGACCGCCATGCTCGCCACCCTGGCCGCCCGCCGGGTCCGGCCGCTCGCCGCGCTGGCCGTGTCGGCCGGGCTGACCGTGGCGGCCACCCTGATCTTCGTGGTCGGACTCCAGCTCCGTGTCCCGCTCTGGGGCTGGTGA
- a CDS encoding tripartite tricarboxylate transporter permease, whose amino-acid sequence MDLLDNLVLGFSTAFLLQNVLYCFAGVLLGTAVGVLPGIGPTATVAMLLPITFGFEPVTALIMLAGIYYGAQYGGSTTAILINLPGESSAAVTALDGHEMARQGRAGPALAAAAIGSFFAGTVATVVLAVAAPPLAEIALRFGPADYFALVLFGLIVSIALARGSALKALAMIALGILLGTVGQDIYTGTPRFVLGQRELYGGIDFVSVAVGMFGIAEILRNLENERDRPALLGGVTNLWPTGEDRRRIVGPILRGTGLGAALGVLPGGGHVLASFTSYAVEKRISKRRAEFGRGAIEGVAGPESANNAAAQTSFIPLLTLGLPAHPVMALMVGAFIVHGITPGPNVITEEPALFWGLIASMWIGNVLLVLLNLPLIGIWVRMLRIPYRVLFPMIVLFAVIGTYSLAFNAFDVYAIAFFGVLGYVLIKCGCEPAPLLLGFVLGPLLEENLRRALIISRGDPSVFVTRPISAALLFLTLSALVVAALPAIRRRREEVFTEGG is encoded by the coding sequence ATGGACCTCCTCGACAACCTGGTCCTCGGTTTCTCCACCGCCTTCCTGCTGCAGAACGTCCTCTACTGTTTCGCCGGTGTGCTGCTCGGCACCGCGGTCGGCGTGCTGCCCGGCATCGGGCCGACCGCCACAGTGGCCATGCTGCTGCCCATCACCTTCGGATTCGAGCCGGTCACCGCGCTGATCATGCTGGCCGGCATCTACTACGGCGCCCAGTACGGCGGCTCCACCACGGCGATCCTGATCAACCTGCCCGGCGAGTCGTCGGCCGCGGTCACCGCGCTCGACGGCCACGAGATGGCGCGCCAGGGGCGGGCCGGACCGGCTCTGGCGGCCGCCGCGATCGGTTCCTTCTTCGCCGGTACGGTCGCCACCGTCGTGCTGGCGGTCGCCGCCCCGCCGCTGGCCGAGATCGCGCTCCGGTTCGGTCCGGCCGACTACTTCGCGCTCGTGCTGTTCGGCCTGATCGTGTCGATCGCGCTGGCCCGCGGCTCGGCGTTGAAGGCGCTCGCGATGATCGCCCTCGGCATCCTGCTCGGCACCGTCGGCCAGGACATCTACACCGGCACGCCGCGGTTCGTGCTCGGGCAGCGCGAACTCTACGGCGGCATCGACTTCGTGTCGGTCGCCGTCGGCATGTTCGGCATCGCCGAGATCCTGCGCAACCTGGAGAACGAACGCGACCGACCGGCCCTGCTCGGCGGCGTGACGAACCTCTGGCCGACCGGCGAGGACCGGCGGCGGATCGTCGGTCCGATCCTGCGTGGTACGGGACTCGGCGCGGCCCTCGGTGTGCTGCCCGGCGGCGGGCACGTGCTGGCCTCGTTCACCTCGTACGCGGTGGAGAAGCGGATCTCGAAGCGGCGCGCCGAGTTCGGGCGCGGTGCGATCGAGGGGGTGGCCGGTCCCGAGTCGGCGAACAACGCGGCCGCGCAGACGTCGTTCATCCCGCTGCTCACCCTCGGACTGCCCGCCCATCCGGTGATGGCGCTGATGGTCGGGGCGTTCATCGTGCACGGCATCACCCCCGGACCGAACGTCATCACCGAGGAACCGGCCCTGTTCTGGGGCCTGATCGCGTCGATGTGGATCGGGAACGTGCTGCTCGTCCTGCTCAACCTGCCGCTGATCGGGATCTGGGTGCGGATGCTGCGGATCCCGTACCGGGTGCTGTTCCCGATGATCGTGCTGTTCGCCGTGATCGGCACCTACTCACTGGCGTTCAACGCGTTCGACGTCTATGCGATCGCGTTCTTCGGAGTCCTCGGCTACGTGCTGATCAAGTGCGGCTGCGAGCCGGCACCGCTGCTGCTCGGCTTCGTGCTCGGGCCACTGCTGGAGGAGAACCTGCGGCGCGCGCTGATCATCTCCCGGGGTGACCCGTCGGTGTTCGTCACCCGGCCGATCTCGGCGGCCCTGCTGTTCCTCACCCTGTCTGCGCTGGTCGTGGCCGCGCTCCCGGCGATCCGGCGGCGGCGCGAGGAGGTGTTCACCGAGGGCGGGTGA